The Nocardioides sp. S-1144 genome includes a region encoding these proteins:
- the metH gene encoding methionine synthase codes for MGTAIQRDRPSEAGYRGDRFADWPSDLQGNNDLLTLTQPDIIAGIHREYLEAGADMIETNTFNANRVSLADYGMQDLARELNVEAARLARRVADEVAERTGRPRYVAGALGPTTRTASISPDVNDPGARNVSWDDLVAAYLEAARGLVDGGSDLIFIETIFDTLNAKAAIFAVETLFEEQGRRWPVVISGTITDASGRTLSGQVTEAFWDSVRHARPLAVGLNCALGAKDMRPYIAEMSRLADTFVSCYPNAGLPNAFGEYDESPEETAAMLAEFAEAGFVNMAGGCCGTTPDHIAAIASAVEGKTRRERAVVAPAMRLSGLEPFTIDESSLFVNVGERTNITGSAKFRNLIKDGDYDAALAVASQQVENGAQVIDVNMDEGMIDGVAAMDRFTKLIASEPDISRVPVMVDSSKWEVIEAGLKNVQGKAIVNSISMKEGEERFREQAQLVRKYGAAAVVMAFDEDGQADNLERRKAICERAYRILVDEVGFPAEDIIFDPNVFAVATGIEEHASYGLDFIEATRWIKQNLPGAKVSGGISNVSFSFRGNNPVREAIHAVFLFHAIEAGLDMGIVNAGALVVYDQVEPELRDRIEDVVLNRRPDAAERLLEIAEAHNKKGQVVEAATEEWRELPVGERITHALVKGLDAHVESDTEELRQEIAERGGRPIEVIEGPLMDGMNVVGDLFGAGKMFLPQVVKSARVMKKAVAYLIPFIEQEKADFVAAGGISTSDKETNGTIVMATVKGDVHDIGKNIVGVVLQCNNYEVIDLGVMVPAQKILDTAAEVQADIIGLSGLITPSLDEMVNLATEMQRQGLTIPLLIGGATTSRAHTAVKVDPRYDGPVVWVKDASRSVPTAAALLHETKRETLMAGVKTDYDALRARHANKGDRKLVSFDAARADATPVDWTTYVPPSPKQPGIHVLDDYDIAELRDYIDWQPFFNAWEMKGKFPDILNSPSAGEAARRLYDDAQVMLDRMIGEKWVTARGVYGFLPAAADPDCRDDTLVYAGDDRTEVRAVLHHLRQQGEHRQGIPHKSLGDFVAPADAGVADHVGGFAVTTGIGLPERVKAFRDELDDYSAILLESLADRLAEAFAERLHQRVRTEFWGHVPDEQLSNADLIAEKYDGIRPAPGYPACPDHTEKLTLWDLLDVEEATGITLTESMAMWPGASVSGWYFSHPQSQYFVVGRLGRDQVADYAARKGWTVAEAERWLSPNLGYEPED; via the coding sequence ATGGGGACGGCGATCCAGCGTGACCGCCCCTCCGAGGCCGGCTACCGAGGCGACCGGTTCGCCGACTGGCCCAGCGACCTGCAGGGCAACAACGACCTCCTGACGCTCACCCAGCCCGACATCATCGCCGGCATCCACCGCGAGTACCTCGAGGCCGGCGCCGACATGATCGAGACCAACACCTTCAACGCCAACCGGGTCTCGCTGGCCGACTACGGCATGCAGGACCTCGCCCGCGAGCTGAACGTCGAGGCCGCGCGCCTGGCGCGGCGGGTCGCCGACGAGGTCGCCGAGCGGACCGGGCGGCCGCGCTACGTCGCCGGGGCGCTCGGCCCCACGACGCGCACCGCCTCGATCAGCCCCGACGTCAACGACCCCGGGGCCCGCAACGTCTCGTGGGACGACCTGGTGGCGGCCTACCTGGAGGCGGCGCGCGGCCTGGTCGACGGCGGGTCCGACCTGATCTTCATCGAGACGATCTTCGACACCCTCAACGCCAAGGCCGCGATCTTCGCCGTCGAGACCCTGTTCGAGGAGCAGGGACGCCGGTGGCCGGTCGTCATCTCCGGCACCATCACCGACGCCTCCGGCCGCACCCTCTCGGGCCAGGTGACCGAGGCGTTCTGGGACTCCGTGCGCCACGCCCGCCCGCTCGCCGTCGGCCTCAACTGCGCGCTCGGCGCCAAGGACATGCGTCCCTACATCGCGGAGATGAGCCGGCTCGCCGACACCTTCGTGTCCTGCTACCCGAACGCCGGGCTGCCCAACGCCTTCGGCGAGTACGACGAGTCGCCCGAGGAGACCGCGGCGATGCTCGCCGAGTTCGCCGAGGCCGGGTTCGTCAACATGGCCGGCGGCTGCTGCGGCACCACGCCCGACCACATCGCCGCGATCGCGTCCGCCGTCGAGGGCAAGACCCGCCGCGAGCGCGCCGTCGTCGCGCCGGCCATGCGACTGTCGGGGCTCGAGCCGTTCACCATCGACGAGTCCAGCCTGTTCGTGAACGTCGGAGAGCGCACCAACATCACCGGCTCGGCGAAGTTCCGCAACCTCATCAAGGACGGCGACTACGACGCCGCCCTCGCGGTGGCCTCCCAGCAGGTCGAGAACGGCGCGCAGGTCATCGACGTCAACATGGACGAGGGCATGATCGACGGCGTCGCGGCCATGGACCGCTTCACCAAGCTCATCGCCAGCGAGCCCGACATCAGCCGGGTCCCGGTCATGGTCGACTCCTCCAAGTGGGAGGTCATCGAGGCCGGCCTGAAGAACGTCCAGGGCAAGGCCATCGTGAACTCGATCTCCATGAAGGAGGGCGAGGAGCGCTTCCGCGAGCAGGCGCAGCTGGTGCGCAAGTACGGCGCCGCCGCGGTCGTGATGGCCTTCGACGAGGACGGCCAGGCCGACAACCTCGAGCGCCGCAAGGCCATCTGCGAGCGGGCCTACCGGATCCTGGTCGACGAGGTCGGCTTCCCGGCCGAGGACATCATCTTCGACCCGAACGTCTTCGCCGTCGCGACCGGCATCGAGGAGCACGCCTCCTACGGGCTCGACTTCATCGAGGCCACCCGCTGGATCAAGCAGAACCTGCCGGGCGCGAAGGTGTCCGGCGGCATCTCGAACGTCAGCTTCTCCTTCCGGGGCAACAACCCGGTGCGCGAGGCGATCCACGCGGTGTTCCTGTTCCACGCGATCGAGGCCGGCCTCGACATGGGCATCGTCAACGCCGGGGCGCTGGTCGTCTACGACCAGGTCGAGCCCGAGCTGCGCGATCGGATCGAGGACGTCGTCCTCAACCGTCGCCCCGACGCCGCCGAGCGGCTCCTCGAGATCGCCGAGGCCCACAACAAGAAGGGCCAGGTCGTCGAGGCGGCGACCGAGGAGTGGCGCGAGCTGCCCGTCGGCGAGCGGATCACCCACGCCCTGGTCAAGGGCCTCGACGCCCACGTCGAGTCCGACACCGAGGAGCTGCGCCAGGAGATCGCCGAGCGCGGCGGCCGGCCGATCGAGGTCATCGAGGGTCCGCTGATGGACGGCATGAACGTCGTCGGCGACCTGTTCGGCGCCGGCAAGATGTTCCTGCCGCAGGTCGTGAAGTCGGCGCGGGTGATGAAGAAGGCCGTCGCCTACCTGATCCCCTTCATCGAGCAGGAGAAGGCCGACTTCGTCGCGGCCGGCGGGATCTCGACCAGCGACAAGGAGACCAACGGCACGATCGTGATGGCCACCGTCAAGGGCGACGTCCACGACATCGGCAAGAACATCGTCGGCGTGGTGCTGCAGTGCAACAACTACGAGGTCATCGACCTCGGGGTGATGGTGCCGGCGCAGAAGATCCTCGACACCGCGGCCGAGGTGCAGGCCGACATCATCGGGCTCTCCGGCCTGATCACCCCCTCCCTCGACGAGATGGTCAACCTGGCCACCGAGATGCAGCGCCAGGGCCTGACGATCCCGCTGCTCATCGGCGGCGCGACGACCTCGCGGGCCCACACGGCCGTCAAGGTCGACCCGCGCTACGACGGCCCGGTCGTCTGGGTCAAGGACGCCTCGCGCTCGGTCCCGACCGCGGCCGCGCTGCTGCACGAGACCAAGCGCGAGACGCTGATGGCCGGCGTCAAGACCGACTACGACGCGCTGCGCGCCCGGCACGCCAACAAGGGCGACCGCAAGCTGGTCTCCTTCGACGCCGCCCGGGCCGACGCGACGCCGGTCGACTGGACGACGTACGTGCCGCCCAGCCCCAAGCAGCCCGGCATCCACGTGCTCGACGACTACGACATCGCCGAGCTGCGCGACTACATCGACTGGCAGCCGTTCTTCAACGCCTGGGAGATGAAGGGCAAGTTCCCCGACATCCTCAACAGCCCCAGCGCCGGCGAGGCGGCGCGCCGGCTCTACGACGACGCGCAGGTGATGCTCGACCGGATGATCGGCGAGAAGTGGGTCACCGCCCGCGGCGTGTACGGCTTCCTGCCGGCCGCCGCGGACCCCGACTGCCGCGACGACACCCTCGTCTACGCGGGCGACGACCGCACCGAGGTGCGCGCCGTCCTGCACCACCTGCGCCAGCAGGGCGAGCACCGCCAGGGCATTCCGCACAAGTCGCTCGGCGACTTCGTCGCGCCCGCGGACGCCGGTGTGGCCGACCACGTCGGTGGCTTCGCCGTGACGACCGGCATCGGCCTGCCGGAGCGGGTCAAGGCGTTCCGCGACGAGCTCGACGACTACAGCGCGATCCTGCTGGAGTCGCTGGCCGACCGGCTCGCCGAGGCGTTCGCGGAGCGGCTGCACCAGCGGGTCCGCACCGAGTTCTGGGGCCACGTGCCCGACGAGCAGCTCAGCAACGCCGACCTGATCGCGGAGAAGTACGACGGCATCCGTCCCGCGCCGGGCTACCCCGCCTGCCCCGACCACACCGAGAAGCTCACCCTGTGGGACCTCCTCGACGTCGAGGAGGCGACCGGCATCACCCTCACCGAGTCGATGGCGATGTGGCCGGGCGCCTCGGTGTCGGGCTGGTACTTCAGCCACCCCCAGTCGCAGTACTTCGTCGTGGGCCGCCTCGGCCGCGACCAGGTCGCCGACTACGCGGCCCGCAAGGGCTGGACGGTGGCCGAGGCCGAGCGCTGGCTCTCGCCGAACCTGGGCTACGAGCCGGAGGACTGA
- a CDS encoding HAD family hydrolase — protein sequence MTTRPAAVLWDMDGTLVDTEPYWIQTEFAMAERYGGTWSHELALELVGSDLLASGRFIREHMPLDLPPEEIVEIMLDGVVRLVAQEVPWRPGGRELLSSLRADGVPCALVTMSYERFVAPILEHLPAGSFQAVVTGDQVARGKPDPEPYLTAARLLGVDAADCLAIEDSPTGARSAEAAGCTVLVVPHHVPVAPGERRVFADTLTDLSTDDLAAYLLPV from the coding sequence GTGACGACGCGGCCCGCCGCCGTCCTGTGGGACATGGACGGCACCCTGGTCGACACCGAGCCCTACTGGATCCAGACCGAGTTCGCGATGGCCGAGCGCTACGGCGGCACGTGGAGCCACGAGCTGGCGCTCGAGCTGGTGGGCAGCGACCTGCTCGCCTCGGGGCGGTTCATCCGCGAGCACATGCCGCTCGACCTGCCGCCCGAGGAGATCGTCGAGATCATGCTCGACGGCGTCGTGCGGCTGGTGGCGCAGGAGGTGCCGTGGCGCCCCGGTGGGCGCGAGCTGCTCTCCTCGCTGCGTGCCGACGGCGTGCCGTGCGCCCTGGTGACGATGTCCTACGAGCGGTTCGTCGCGCCGATCCTCGAGCACCTGCCGGCGGGCTCGTTCCAGGCCGTCGTCACCGGCGACCAGGTCGCGCGCGGCAAGCCCGACCCCGAGCCCTACCTCACCGCGGCGCGGCTGCTCGGCGTCGACGCGGCGGACTGCCTGGCCATCGAGGACTCGCCGACCGGCGCCCGCTCGGCCGAGGCCGCCGGGTGCACCGTGCTCGTCGTGCCGCACCACGTGCCGGTCGCTCCGGGGGAGCGGCGGGTCTTCGCCGACACCCTGACGGACCTCTCCACCGACGACCTGGCGGCGTACCTCCTGCCGGTCTGA
- a CDS encoding ABC transporter substrate-binding protein: MNRPRKLLALAGASALIVTLAACGDGERETDSGNGGSSGSGGESDDAGSSAPWTLGTTESVTAMDPAGSYDFGSWNMQYNIFEQLLTIPAGADEPVGDAAESCDYDDPQTITCTLREGLTFSNGNELTSSDVLFSLQRNLEINDPNGSSVLLGSISNGDAENQALADGAIETPDDLTVVFNLNQPDTTFLKLLSTATTSIVDEESFPADELAADDAVIGSGPYALESFKKGEQAVLVANESYDGERAGAAPQIFVTYFSDPAALRTAIASEQVDIAWRTLSPTDLNSLEDEGKVDVLRGEGSEFRYWVWQTGKGGPGKDVAVRQASAQLIDRQAIADNAYDGTVTPSLSIVPPGFAGQKDSFGEVYGDAPDVDAAKAILDDAGVATPVKITLGYTPTHYGPNAVDEATEFADQLNESGLFEVELADAEWEEYQTLYKEGAYDLFILGWYPDILDADNYLTPFIRDGGFFENGYSNPEVNTLLDQELGETDTAKRDEQIGQLQDLTANDVPLIPSWNGQNVAVATGKMSGVEETLDPTYIFRFWGISKSE, encoded by the coding sequence GTGAATCGCCCACGCAAGCTCCTGGCACTCGCCGGTGCCAGTGCCCTGATCGTCACCCTCGCCGCGTGCGGTGACGGCGAGCGGGAGACCGACAGCGGCAACGGCGGCAGCAGCGGGAGCGGCGGGGAGTCCGACGACGCCGGCTCCAGCGCGCCCTGGACGCTCGGCACCACCGAGTCCGTCACCGCCATGGACCCGGCCGGCTCCTACGACTTCGGCTCGTGGAACATGCAGTACAACATCTTCGAGCAGCTCCTCACGATCCCCGCCGGCGCCGACGAGCCCGTCGGCGACGCCGCCGAGTCGTGCGACTACGACGACCCGCAGACGATCACCTGCACGCTGCGCGAGGGCCTGACCTTCTCCAACGGCAACGAGCTGACGTCCTCCGACGTCCTGTTCTCGCTCCAGCGCAACCTCGAGATCAACGACCCCAACGGTTCCTCGGTGCTGCTCGGCTCGATCAGCAACGGCGACGCCGAGAACCAGGCGCTGGCCGACGGGGCGATCGAGACGCCCGACGACCTGACGGTGGTCTTCAACCTCAACCAGCCCGACACCACGTTCCTCAAGCTCCTGTCGACCGCGACGACGTCGATCGTCGACGAGGAGTCGTTCCCGGCCGACGAGCTGGCCGCCGACGACGCCGTCATCGGCTCCGGTCCCTACGCGCTCGAGTCGTTCAAGAAGGGCGAGCAGGCCGTGCTCGTCGCCAACGAGTCCTACGACGGTGAGCGGGCCGGTGCGGCGCCGCAGATCTTCGTCACCTACTTCAGCGACCCGGCCGCCCTGCGCACCGCGATCGCCTCCGAGCAGGTCGACATCGCCTGGCGCACGCTCAGCCCGACCGACCTGAACTCCCTCGAGGACGAGGGCAAGGTCGACGTGCTGCGCGGCGAGGGCTCGGAGTTCCGCTACTGGGTGTGGCAGACCGGCAAGGGCGGTCCCGGCAAGGACGTCGCCGTGCGCCAGGCCTCGGCCCAGCTCATCGACCGTCAGGCCATCGCCGACAACGCCTACGACGGCACCGTCACCCCGTCGCTGTCGATCGTCCCCCCTGGCTTCGCCGGCCAGAAGGACTCCTTCGGCGAGGTCTACGGCGACGCCCCCGACGTGGACGCGGCCAAGGCCATCCTCGACGACGCCGGCGTGGCCACCCCGGTGAAGATCACCCTCGGCTACACCCCGACCCACTACGGCCCCAACGCCGTCGACGAGGCCACCGAGTTCGCCGACCAGCTCAACGAGAGCGGCCTGTTCGAGGTCGAGCTCGCCGACGCCGAGTGGGAGGAGTACCAGACGCTCTACAAGGAGGGCGCCTACGACCTCTTCATCCTCGGCTGGTACCCCGACATCCTGGACGCCGACAACTACCTGACGCCGTTCATCCGCGACGGTGGGTTCTTCGAGAACGGCTACTCGAACCCCGAGGTCAACACGCTGCTCGACCAGGAGCTCGGTGAGACCGACACCGCCAAGCGCGACGAGCAGATCGGCCAGCTGCAGGACCTCACCGCCAACGACGTCCCGCTGATCCCGTCGTGGAACGGCCAGAACGTCGCCGTGGCGACCGGCAAGATGAGCGGCGTCGAGGAGACCCTCGACCCGACCTACATCTTCCGCTTCTGGGGCATCAGCAAGAGCGAGTAG
- a CDS encoding ABC transporter permease produces the protein MSAASGSLPRYILVRLLLVIPMMWVLLTLVFLLLRVAPGDPVTAAVGDKLGPEELDARRAALGLDRPMIVQYLEYLGDAARFDFGTTISDRRPVLEIIQAQGGATLTLTVGAFLFACLIGIPLGRIAGRRRDTPLDAGIRLFGVVSYAAPVFWVGLMLVGLVVKYVPGWPTFGIADPETIFYVPDKTGILLLDAIIANDRISIVDILQHHVLPCFTLGLLLSGVIIRLVRVNLIRTLGDDYVEAARARGIPERQVIRKHAFRNALVPVITVIGLQFALTLSGAILTERTFNWPGLGDTLVDYITARDYIAIQGLVTFFALAIVVVSLLVDILNALVDPRVRY, from the coding sequence ATGAGCGCCGCGTCCGGGTCGCTTCCCCGCTACATCCTCGTCCGGCTGCTGCTGGTCATCCCGATGATGTGGGTGCTGCTGACCCTCGTCTTCCTGCTGCTGCGGGTGGCCCCGGGTGACCCGGTCACCGCCGCGGTCGGCGACAAGCTCGGCCCCGAGGAGCTCGACGCCCGGCGCGCAGCGCTGGGGCTGGACCGACCGATGATCGTGCAGTACCTCGAGTACCTCGGCGACGCGGCCCGGTTCGACTTCGGCACCACGATCAGCGACCGCCGGCCGGTCCTGGAGATCATCCAGGCCCAGGGCGGCGCGACCCTCACCCTCACCGTGGGCGCGTTCCTCTTCGCCTGCCTGATCGGCATCCCGCTCGGCCGGATCGCCGGGCGGCGCCGCGACACCCCGCTGGACGCCGGCATCCGGCTCTTCGGCGTCGTCTCCTACGCCGCCCCGGTCTTCTGGGTGGGGCTGATGCTGGTCGGCCTCGTCGTCAAGTACGTCCCGGGGTGGCCGACGTTCGGCATCGCCGACCCGGAGACGATCTTCTACGTGCCGGACAAGACCGGGATCCTCCTGCTCGACGCGATCATCGCCAACGACCGGATCTCGATCGTCGACATCCTCCAGCACCACGTGCTGCCCTGCTTCACGCTCGGCCTGCTGCTGTCGGGCGTGATCATCCGGCTCGTCCGGGTCAACCTGATCCGCACGCTGGGCGACGACTACGTCGAGGCCGCGCGCGCCCGGGGCATCCCGGAGCGCCAGGTCATCCGCAAGCACGCGTTCCGCAACGCGCTGGTCCCGGTGATCACCGTCATCGGCCTCCAGTTCGCGCTGACGCTGTCCGGGGCGATCCTCACCGAGCGGACGTTCAACTGGCCCGGCCTGGGCGACACCCTCGTCGACTACATCACCGCGCGCGACTACATCGCGATCCAGGGGCTGGTCACCTTCTTCGCCCTGGCCATCGTCGTGGTCAGCCTCCTCGTCGACATCCTCAACGCCCTCGTCGACCCGCGAGTGAGGTACTGA
- a CDS encoding ABC transporter permease, translating to MRAPRFVSTIWNTKGMARWILLAGILITAVFLLFALCAPWIAPYDFNQTKVDGVKFPKLASPSGDHWLGTNDQFYDIYSRVVWGARTAVLVVLLSIVLSAIVGVLLGLVSGYVGGWFDRITLFLMDALYSFPSLLLAIVFSFMLRERIGGGIVAAALSLTAIYIPQYYRVVRNTTVAAREATYVEAAKAIGAKPATIMRKYLFGNVVQSVPVIGTLNAADALGTLAALGFLGLGIAPNEASDWGYDLSRALDDVSAGNFAPALWPGLAIILLVTGLTLVGEGLNETLNPALRRRRLQKVTLPPRDTTDPEVTR from the coding sequence ATGCGCGCCCCCCGCTTCGTCTCGACCATCTGGAACACCAAGGGCATGGCCCGGTGGATCCTGCTGGCCGGCATCCTGATCACCGCGGTGTTCCTGCTGTTCGCGCTGTGCGCGCCGTGGATCGCCCCCTACGACTTCAACCAGACCAAGGTCGACGGGGTGAAGTTCCCGAAGCTGGCCTCGCCGTCCGGCGACCACTGGCTCGGCACCAACGACCAGTTCTACGACATCTACTCGCGCGTCGTGTGGGGCGCCCGGACGGCGGTGCTCGTCGTCCTGCTCTCGATCGTGCTGTCGGCCATCGTCGGGGTGCTGCTCGGCCTGGTCTCCGGCTACGTCGGCGGCTGGTTCGACCGGATCACGCTGTTCCTGATGGACGCGCTCTACTCGTTCCCGTCCCTGCTGCTGGCGATCGTCTTCTCGTTCATGCTGCGCGAGCGGATCGGCGGCGGCATCGTCGCCGCGGCGCTGTCGCTGACCGCCATCTACATCCCGCAGTACTACCGGGTGGTGCGCAACACCACGGTCGCGGCCCGTGAGGCCACCTACGTCGAGGCGGCCAAGGCGATCGGCGCGAAGCCGGCCACGATCATGCGCAAGTACCTGTTCGGCAACGTCGTGCAGTCGGTGCCGGTGATCGGCACCCTCAACGCCGCCGACGCCCTCGGGACGCTCGCCGCGCTCGGCTTCCTGGGGCTCGGCATCGCGCCCAACGAGGCCTCCGACTGGGGCTACGACCTCAGCCGCGCGCTCGACGACGTCTCGGCCGGCAACTTCGCCCCGGCGCTGTGGCCCGGGCTGGCGATCATCCTGCTGGTCACCGGCCTCACGCTCGTGGGCGAGGGGCTCAACGAGACCCTCAACCCGGCGCTGCGTCGTCGCCGGCTCCAGAAGGTGACGCTCCCGCCCCGCGACACCACCGACCCGGAGGTCACCCGATGA
- a CDS encoding ABC transporter ATP-binding protein, with translation MTSLTKDQTPAKPGGPVLEARDLRVWYGTDRGPVRAVDGVSFDLRPGEILGLVGESGCGKSTLGRGLLGLLPEGAARDGELRFQGRDMLSLRRKEQYRMRGSELGMIFQEPLTRLNPMMRISDHFAETLRAHERRISKADVEQRSLEALRVMGIPPTRFRAYPHEFSGGMRQRIMIALALVLRPAFVVADEPTTALDVLVEAQIIRILHNLRATYDTSMLLITHNLGIVAEACDRVAVMYAGKIVEIGPAREVFSRPQHSYTRELLRSTISLSTTGLNFIDGAPPDLTDPPSGCHFHPRCPDAMQICATTEPAPRDLPGGIRAACWAAEVAHGRQLDEDARRPLPREAISVADEA, from the coding sequence ATGACCAGCCTGACCAAGGACCAGACCCCGGCGAAGCCGGGCGGTCCGGTGCTCGAGGCCCGCGACCTGCGGGTCTGGTACGGCACCGACCGAGGACCCGTCCGCGCCGTCGACGGCGTCAGCTTCGACCTGCGGCCCGGCGAGATCCTCGGGCTGGTGGGGGAGTCCGGCTGCGGCAAGTCGACCCTGGGGCGTGGCCTGCTCGGGCTGCTGCCCGAGGGCGCCGCCCGCGACGGCGAGCTGCGCTTCCAGGGCAGGGACATGCTGAGCCTGCGCCGCAAGGAGCAGTACCGGATGCGCGGCAGCGAGCTCGGGATGATCTTCCAGGAGCCGCTGACCCGGCTGAACCCGATGATGCGGATCAGCGACCACTTCGCCGAGACCCTGCGCGCCCACGAGCGCCGGATCAGCAAGGCCGACGTGGAGCAGCGCTCCCTCGAGGCGCTGCGGGTCATGGGCATCCCGCCCACCCGGTTCCGGGCCTACCCGCACGAGTTCTCCGGTGGCATGCGGCAGCGGATCATGATCGCGCTGGCCCTGGTGCTGCGCCCGGCGTTCGTGGTGGCCGACGAGCCGACGACCGCGCTCGACGTGCTCGTCGAGGCCCAGATCATCCGGATCCTGCACAACCTGCGCGCCACCTACGACACCTCGATGCTGCTGATCACCCACAACCTGGGGATCGTCGCCGAGGCCTGCGACCGGGTCGCGGTGATGTACGCCGGCAAGATCGTGGAGATCGGGCCGGCGCGGGAGGTCTTCTCCAGGCCCCAGCACTCCTACACCCGCGAGCTGCTGCGCTCGACCATCTCGCTGTCGACGACCGGGCTGAACTTCATCGACGGCGCTCCTCCCGACCTGACCGACCCGCCGAGCGGGTGTCACTTCCACCCCCGGTGCCCCGACGCCATGCAGATCTGTGCCACCACCGAGCCGGCGCCCCGCGACCTGCCCGGCGGCATCCGGGCGGCCTGCTGGGCCGCCGAGGTGGCCCACGGGCGCCAGCTCGACGAGGACGCCCGCCGCCCGCTCCCGAGAGAGGCGATCTCCGTTGCCGACGAAGCCTGA
- a CDS encoding ABC transporter ATP-binding protein, producing MPTKPESPDLSRDGGPDVPPGPVIETDGLEVHYRLQGGALARVLGLRTRTVKALDGVTVQLQRGEVLGVVGESGSGKTTLGRALLGLAPSTQGSITYRGRDGERLVSHMKGAELRRLRTDVQMVFQDPSAALNPSMTIEQAVGHPLVVHKIARGAELRRRVHEALERVGLAPVERFASKYPSDLSGGQKQRAVIARAIILDPEVLVADEPISMLDMSVRAKILQLMLDLKRDLGLSYVYITHDLASAKYFCDRIAIMYLGRVVEIGPTEEIFANPRHPYTKALLKAIPDPDPDRMLPRDLPRGEIPDAAEPPLGCSFHPRCPEAVATCGWESRDLRVVLDQHWTERGTDFDTERRLVGDLEHLDTPSKTATLGKGDPAAVLRLMEGVRAENPDEPLWNGVRSMESDGSKVVVEFEEGVDPPLRRAGGVDVACVLYPEGSSPDAPAPG from the coding sequence TTGCCGACGAAGCCTGAGTCACCCGACCTGTCCCGCGACGGCGGTCCCGACGTGCCCCCCGGCCCGGTCATCGAGACCGACGGCCTCGAGGTCCACTACCGGCTCCAGGGCGGTGCCCTGGCGCGGGTCCTGGGCCTCCGCACCCGCACCGTCAAGGCGCTCGACGGCGTCACCGTCCAGCTCCAGCGCGGTGAGGTGCTGGGCGTGGTCGGCGAGTCCGGCAGCGGCAAGACGACCCTCGGACGGGCGCTGCTCGGCCTGGCGCCGTCGACCCAGGGCTCGATCACCTACCGCGGGCGCGACGGCGAGCGGCTGGTGTCGCACATGAAGGGCGCCGAGCTGCGCCGGCTCCGCACCGACGTCCAGATGGTCTTCCAGGACCCCAGCGCGGCGCTCAACCCGTCGATGACGATCGAGCAGGCGGTCGGGCACCCGCTCGTGGTCCACAAGATCGCCCGCGGCGCCGAGCTGCGGCGCCGGGTCCACGAGGCCCTCGAGCGGGTCGGCCTCGCGCCGGTGGAGCGGTTCGCCTCGAAGTACCCCTCGGACCTGTCGGGCGGGCAGAAGCAGCGCGCCGTCATCGCCCGGGCGATCATCCTCGACCCGGAGGTCCTCGTGGCCGACGAGCCAATCTCGATGCTCGACATGAGCGTGCGGGCCAAGATCCTGCAGCTGATGCTCGACCTGAAGCGCGACCTCGGGCTCAGCTACGTCTACATCACCCACGACCTGGCCAGTGCGAAGTACTTCTGTGACCGGATCGCGATCATGTACCTCGGCCGGGTCGTCGAGATCGGGCCGACCGAGGAGATCTTTGCCAACCCGCGGCACCCGTACACCAAGGCGCTGCTCAAGGCGATCCCCGACCCCGACCCCGACCGGATGCTGCCGCGCGACCTCCCGCGCGGTGAGATCCCGGACGCCGCCGAGCCGCCCCTGGGCTGCTCGTTCCACCCCCGCTGCCCCGAGGCGGTGGCGACCTGCGGCTGGGAGTCGCGCGACCTGCGCGTCGTCCTCGACCAGCACTGGACCGAGCGCGGCACCGACTTCGACACCGAGCGCCGCCTCGTCGGCGACCTCGAGCACCTCGACACCCCGTCCAAGACGGCGACCCTCGGCAAGGGCGACCCCGCCGCCGTCCTGCGGCTGATGGAGGGCGTGCGCGCGGAGAACCCCGACGAGCCGCTCTGGAACGGCGTCCGGTCGATGGAGAGCGACGGGTCGAAGGTCGTCGTGGAGTTCGAGGAGGGCGTCGACCCGCCGCTGCGCCGGGCCGGCGGCGTCGACGTGGCGTGCGTTCTCTACCCGGAGGGCTCGAGCCCGGACGCCCCCGCCCCGGGCTGA